From a region of the bacterium genome:
- a CDS encoding ABC transporter ATP-binding protein: MSAPLLTLAGIETYYGDSHILQGVTLTAAPAMITCLLGRNGAGKTTTVRTVMGLTPPRAGRITFNGQDITGAPPHRVARAGIALVPQGRGIFPDLTVRQQLTLAPRPGGWPLDRVHARFPILAERAHQLGGLLSGGEQQMLAIGRALVQGPRILLMDEPTEGLAPRFVARVREVLEELRQDGLGVLLVEQNLSLALEIADQIYVLNKGRVVFEGPPARLRADPGVRQQYLGV, encoded by the coding sequence ATGAGCGCACCGCTCTTGACACTCGCCGGCATCGAGACCTATTACGGAGACTCCCACATCCTCCAAGGCGTGACGCTCACGGCCGCCCCCGCTATGATCACGTGCCTCCTGGGCCGGAACGGGGCCGGAAAGACCACGACCGTACGGACGGTCATGGGGCTGACCCCGCCCCGCGCGGGGCGGATCACATTCAACGGGCAGGACATCACCGGAGCACCTCCGCACCGTGTGGCCCGGGCGGGGATCGCGCTCGTCCCGCAGGGCCGCGGGATCTTCCCGGATCTCACGGTCCGCCAGCAGCTCACCCTGGCGCCGAGGCCGGGTGGGTGGCCGCTCGACCGCGTGCACGCGAGGTTCCCGATTCTCGCCGAGCGCGCCCACCAACTGGGAGGCCTCCTCTCAGGGGGAGAGCAGCAGATGCTGGCGATCGGCCGGGCGCTCGTCCAGGGCCCTCGGATACTATTGATGGACGAACCCACCGAGGGCCTCGCGCCGCGCTTTGTGGCCCGCGTGCGCGAAGTCCTCGAGGAGCTCCGGCAGGACGGCCTCGGAGTGCTGCTGGTCGAACAGAATCTCAGCCTCGCGCTCGAGATCGCCGACCAGATTTACGTGCTCAACAAGGGTCGCGTGGTCTTCGAGGGTCCTCCCGCCCGCCTCCGAGCCGACCCCGGCGTCCGCCAGCAGTATCTGGGCGTATAA